The genome window GCCGCTTCCGGCTTTTTCGTGGGTAGCCCCAACATATTGTGCCTAAGCACTTCTGAAACGTAAACAAGGCTTTACAGGAGGATATGGGTACAAATCCAATCCTCCGCAATGAAAAAAGATTGCTGTTCTGTAATGGGCTCTGTTCCGAAAGCCGCATGCCATTCTTTTTACCTTTTCAATCTTTGCATTAATACTTTCGCCCAGAGCATTAGTAATTTGATGCTTTGCGTAGGTTACTATATTGTCTATATGTGACTTTATCGTTTCTGCAGCCGATTTTACCGGCTCTATTCTCGAATGTGAAGCCCAGAAATACCACTTTTTGAAATAATTTCTCATGCACTTTTCGTATTTGTAATCCCAAAGGTGGCGGAGATTGTCTTTTATAGCACAAGCCTTGTTCGTTTTTAAATCCAAAGATTTTAACGCATAATAATCTTCTTTTTTCCATTCTGGAACATTCTCTTTATTCCATAGCCAAATGTATTTGGTGCCTTTCAGTGTGTGATCGCCCGCTTCCAGCAGCTTTTTATGTTCAAGCCTTCTTGTTTTGTCTACAGCATTAAGCATATGTTGCATTGCATGAAAACGATCAAATACAATCTTTTTGCCTGCATTCGGGATGTACTTTTTTGTAGCGGCAATGAACGGTCCCCACATGTCCATCGCAACGGCTTCAACTTTTTCTAATTCTTCTCCTTTGAATTGCTGGTAATAGGCTTCAAGGCTCTCTTGCTCACGATCATCACATACGAACTCAACTGTACCTTCATCGATATTCGTCACTATTGTTTCGTATTTATGTCCACGTGAAAATGCTTTCTCATCGACACCAATTCTAATCGGAATAGCATGGGGCTTTCTTGATTTGCCACGACAAACAGCTCGTTCTACAGCATTCCAGCAGCGGTCCCAGGTTATAGAAAACAACCTGCCTACTGCTTCGACACTGCACTCCTTTGCAACGTCTATGATGAATCGCTCATAATCGTATGTCATGTCCGAACCATTTTCTCCGAATTCGGAAATTATCTGCTTTACACCATGAGTAGGGCAGCTAACCCTTGGCAACCGGACATGGATATAAGTGGCCATTTGGCAAACGTTCAAATGGCGGTAAATGCGTTCTGGAGAATGATCATACACGCTGTAAAATCGGTTGCATTCGGGACATTTCACCGTAATGTTCTCTTCATGATCAACATAAATGTCAACTTGCTGTTTCTTTTCATCAACCTTCACCTCGGCAATAAACCAAGGCGCCTTCAATCCTAATATCTTCGTGAAGAGCTTTTTATCATCCATGCAGTAAAAATACTCTAAACACTATATATGGGGGCTACCCATTAAAATGTCGGATGCCCCATATTTTTAAGGACAGTGGAATCCGATGCCCGGTATGCGGTACCCTTGAAATTGGTTGCTGCAGTCCGTTTGGCAGATGCGCTCCTGGTCAACTGCCCTGTTGCTGCACAGAAAAGGGCAAATATCAGTGTCATAATTCTGCTGTAAACCTTAAAAACCGACCTGCATGACCATCGGGAAATACGGATAATCTGCTTTCCCATAATTTTCTCCTTGTGAAAGAGTTACAGGTAACTGCAATTATAAATATAATGTCTTAATTGTAATAAATCGGGCAGATATTTCGGATCGGTGTATTCTTGTGAATACAGCAGACACTTTAAACACACGCAATCTGAATCAGAGCATCAAAAAAACCTCCCTTTTAACTTGAGATGAAGTAAAATTAATCATGCAGGGTATTCTCCTCCTGTTCCGGAAGAACAAAAGGTAAAAACATCAATGCATTATTCCGGATTACAGTAGCAACCGTCAAGTTTTCTCTGTACACTACTATTGATTTGCATTTCAGAATTGTCTATTTTAAGTAATGCCAAGTAGTGTCTATACACAGGTAGATATGTGTCATGCTGGGAGTAGCCCATCTGAGTTCTAACAGAGCATGGACATCCTATACTTGCGGTTTCACCTTCGGAACCCCCTCATCGATAGCAACCGATACAGCAGATAGTACATGGCTCACCTTTAATCAGGGGGGGTTGTACATGTTTTCTCCAAGAGGATTTGTGTCCAACTTGCTACACTTAAAAAATTTTGAGTCCAATGAAATTTGATTTTCTGGACACAAAAGCAATTGAGTATGGTAGATTGGACACAACTTATACTATTTCTCTGCCTTCAGCCGCATTGAGTAAAGCTCTAAAAGCATAAATAGCAGCCTGACGACCACTTGCTTCCCGAAGTGGATACAGTATACCAGCATCCCTTATCTGCCGCAACATAGGCATAGCAGTCTGCTTTGGGATCTTTGTACGATTCACAAAATCACTGGTTTGGAAAATCGGTTTGTCAAACAAACCATCTAAAGCCTGAATTGAATACTGGGAATGAGTAATATTGCGAATGCGTTCTTTCATTTCATTATATAAAGCGTGTATATGCCCTGTAATAGACCGTCATATCTGGCAATTGCAGCATTGGCTTTTCCCACAAATCCAAGCAGTCTACCATAATCAAGATTTTTCAAAGGCAGAGTATCTGGAATATATGGATCCATCGTTTATACAAGTCCTGAAAGTATTGCAATTTAGTTAATCTAGCACAGCCCAGAAATGTAGAAATAATTCACAGTATCCATAGTGTGCTTACTATTGAGTCCAATAATCACGATTTTTCCGGACACAAAACATTTGTGTGCAACAGATTGGACACAAAATTACATACTAAGACAAAGTTCCCTCGGTGGGCTCTTAAGTCACTCATTCACTTCAGAGGTAATCTCACTCCCTCATCCCTCCCTGACACTCCCTCTACCCAATATTTAATTTTATTAATAGACCAAAACAAGAAACAAAAATGTCCATCAGCAAAGGGGTTCCGATGCGCATCAAATCAATCTTCCTGGCCACCTGTCTAAGCATTGGTCTGTTACTCAATTCATCATCCGCAGCACCTGAACCGTACACCTGGGGAAATGTCTGCTTTGAAGGCGGAGGATTTGTTTCCGGAATCATTACAAATAAAACACAGCCGGGGCTTGTTTATGCACGTACCGATGTCGGAGGTGCATACCGATGGGATTCTACCGGTGGAAGATGGATCCCGCTTATGGATTTTGTTTCTCAACTTGATGTAGGACTCCTTGGTACCGAGGCGCTTGCGCTGGATCCTCAGGACCCCCGTCGCTTGTATATCCTTGCCGGAACTCACTACTTCAGCGATGGAAAAACCATGATTTTACGCTCAAGTGACTACGGTAAAACATTTGACACTGTAAATGTAACCTCACTTTTCAAAGCCCATGGAAACGGAATGGGACGTCAAACAGGAGAAAAACTGGCTGTCGATCCGCAAAACAGTGCGATCATTTTCTGCGGCAGCCGGACAAGCGGACTCTTTAAAAGTAGTGACACAGGAAAAACCTGGATAAAAGTGTCCGGGACAGAAATAACAGCCGGCAGTTCCACTATATCTGACAATGGAATCAGTTTCATCGTCTTTGACCCTTCTAGTGGAAAAACATCGGCTGGAGGCACTAAAACAATATATATGGGGGTTGCAAAAACCAACGGCTGTCTTTATGTAAGTAATGATGGCGGCGCCAGCTTTACACCTGTGGCAGGTGCGCCATCCAATATGATGGCTATGCGGGCTGCCTTATCCCAGGGAAACCTGTATATAACATTCTCAAACAGCCCGGGTCCCCATAGTGTCAACACTGGCAGTGTCTGGAAATACTCAACAGCCACATCTCAATGGACCAACATAACTCCCAAAGATGAAAACTCTGAATACTACGGTTCCGGTTCTCCGGGGAAGGCACATGGGTTTGGAGGTATTTCGATAGATCCGGCTGATCCACAGCACATCATTCTAACTACCGTCAATTGCTATTCAGCTCAGTACAGATGGTCAAATAAAAAGGACAATGCAGGTGATATCATATTCGTGAGTACCGATGGGGGTGCTACATGGAAAAATCTCTTCCCTGCATGGATCACCAATGATGGTACAAACGCGAATGTTGATGCAAACGGCAACAACTGGATCGATGGCACCGCGATCCACTGGGCAGGCTCCATCGAGTTTGATCCGTTTTACCCGAAAAGGGTCTGGGTAACATCAGGTAATGGTGTTTTCCGCACCGATGATATCACTGCAACCTCACCACTCTGGAAATTCCAGTCCAGAGGACTTGAAGAAACGGTTCCTCTTGACATAGTCAGTGTACCCGGAGGTCCGCTTGTTACTGCGATCGGTGATTATGATGGTGCACGCTATACTGATATTTACAGAAGCGCACCGGCCCATGAACCCCGTATCGGAACCACAGTATCACTTGGATACGGTCCTCTCAATGGGACTTTCGTACGTGCAGGTCATGTCACCGATTACTCCACAAATCCTCCCACCGAATCCGATGTCCTGTATTACAGTACGGATACTGCGAAAACGTGGACACAACTTCCGACACCGAAGGTGGGTAAGGGTTATACGGTTCTCAATGCTGATGGCAGTGTGATTCTTCATCGTGCAGAAGTGGGTAACACCGTTTACCGCTCAGCAGACAAGGGTGTGACCTGGACAACTGTTAATGGTTTGGATGGGCAGTCAAGTACATGCAGGATCATTCCGGATCCAGTTGACAAAAACATCTTCTATATACTGGATCAGCAGGGATGGTTCATGGTCAGTTCTGACGGCGGTGCAAATTTTACCAAACAGAGCCGGATCAATGATGACCAGCAGGGGCTTTACCAGAACAGCACATCCATGATGAGAACAGTGCCGGGCAAAAAAGGACATCTCTTGATTCCGCTTGACCAGAATCAGTTATGGCAGCCCGGTGGATACAGCCGCAACGGGCTTGCGCTTACTGAAGATGGAGGTAATACATTTGAGCGTTTTTCTGCTGTTAACGTCTGTGTTTCGGTTGGACTGGGAAAAGCTGCACCGGGTAAGGACTACTATGCTCTTTATATATGGGGCGCTGCAAACAATGGTCCCATAGGCATCTACCGTTCCATTGATAAAGGAGTCACCTGGGAGCGGATCAACGATGACAGCCATCAGTTTGGCGGGCCTGGAAACGGCAACTTCGTTGCAGGTGATTTCAATGTATACGGCCGCGTTTACATGAGTACTGTGGGAAGGGGTCTTATCTATGGCGAACCGGAGGGCACAAGCCCTGTTAAGCATGCCGCCGGGTATCTTAACAGCACAAGACAGATATATCGTACTGGGAATATGATAGTGTCAAACAACACAGATGATATTTACCTTGTGAATCTTTCAGGCCGTATAATTCGTAAATCTGAAGTTGTAAAGGGAGTGTCCCGGATCAATCTGTCAGGTTTAAATAAAGGAATTTACCTGGCCACAAGCGGCAGCAGGGCATTGAAGATTATTGTAAAGTAAAATTACGGATAAGGGAGTATTTTTGAGGTTCGGATGGGACCATCGAGCGGTCCCGACAGTGTTGTGATCCGTACCGGAGATCTTGTGTTTGTCTCCTATTCCGGTGATGACAACAGGGATTCGGTTTCCAATGCTGTCGCAAAGATGTATGGTATCTACGATGATTATAACAGCTCCAAACAAAACCATGATTTTGACAATGATGGAATTTCAAATTATCAGGAGATTTAATGGATGGGTTGCATCAGGAAGTCCCGATACCATCCGTACAAGTCCGAGAGATCCCGACAGTGATGGTGATGGAAAAGTTTGGAGTTATCAGTGAGTTTAAACAAGATGAAAAGTTTATCTGCTGGTACATGTTATATGAAGATGATGATGGCAGCGCTAATGATGTCCTGTGGGATGAAAATGTGCTCGAAATACATGTCGGATCATTGGTCAATGCTAAAGATACCGTTTCTATCGGTGCATCAGGTTCACTATCGGCAAGCAAAAGATGGGACACGGGTACACCTAACTCCATTCCCAATGTAGTAAATAAGAACCGGGTGCTTTTCTGGGAGCAAAGGTCTAATGGACCTGTCGTAACCCTTTACTACTATATTTACTGGTGGTTCGAATAAATCTAATTTACTGATAAGCTGCGGGTATCATCAACAGAAGGGATACATCAAACGCATCCCTTTTTTTCTGCTTTCCTTCGTTGATATATCAAAATTAAACAAGGCTTCACTATCTATACAGTTGCGCAACAATTCCACATCAAGCTTTTCTCAAGTTTAAACCAATAATCATCCTGATCAGATTAATTTCAGTGGTCAGTAAGGACCTATTTCCAATTCCTTTTTCCCCTTGTCATAATAAACAGTTACATTATGGCAGGGAGTATGAATCTTTTTGGACCGATCTTTTATCCTGATCACCACATCGGGTGAAAGTACCTCTCTTGCCTTTATTGACGCCTTAGTATCTGCCGTGATACGTCCCTCGATGTCCTGAAGCTTCCACTCCATCATCTCTTTATTCTTCAGGACCTTCTTCCGCTTTTCCAGAACAATCGCAAGCCTGTTCTTTTTTTCCAGACTCATAGCGAGCTTGTTTTTTATCAGTCTCATCAATGGCAAAAGTACTCTGTCTATCTTCTCAAGATTACCCTTGTAAATATCCAGAGTGTTTCTGAATTCAGAGATCGTTTTTTGAACAAGATAATCGTTTCCGGCGATGACTTCAGTTCTTACTCCCATTTCAGTCCCGATGTTTTTAGCATCGACTCCGCCCAGTACGTTAATAACACCTCCGATTATTACACCTTTCTGGTTTTGCACATACATCTTTCCATTGCAATAAACAGTGCTATGGATACAGGAAGACCCGACGTGAATGTCTCCCTGAACTTCCAGTTTCGCGTTCTGTAAATGGTAAACCTCCAGATTCCTTCCGCATACCACTATCGAATCTCTGTTTCTGTTGAAAATTCCACCACTAACCTTAACATCACATCCGGCATAAACATTAGCCGATTCTACATTTTTCAGTATTATCACACTTCCACTGGCTTTTACCGTTGCACCT of Fibrobacter sp. contains these proteins:
- a CDS encoding ISL3 family transposase, translating into MDDKKLFTKILGLKAPWFIAEVKVDEKKQQVDIYVDHEENITVKCPECNRFYSVYDHSPERIYRHLNVCQMATYIHVRLPRVSCPTHGVKQIISEFGENGSDMTYDYERFIIDVAKECSVEAVGRLFSITWDRCWNAVERAVCRGKSRKPHAIPIRIGVDEKAFSRGHKYETIVTNIDEGTVEFVCDDREQESLEAYYQQFKGEELEKVEAVAMDMWGPFIAATKKYIPNAGKKIVFDRFHAMQHMLNAVDKTRRLEHKKLLEAGDHTLKGTKYIWLWNKENVPEWKKEDYYALKSLDLKTNKACAIKDNLRHLWDYKYEKCMRNYFKKWYFWASHSRIEPVKSAAETIKSHIDNIVTYAKHQITNALGESINAKIEKVKRMACGFRNRAHYRTAIFFHCGGLDLYPYPPVKPCLRFRSA
- a CDS encoding 1,4-beta-glucanase; translated protein: MRIKSIFLATCLSIGLLLNSSSAAPEPYTWGNVCFEGGGFVSGIITNKTQPGLVYARTDVGGAYRWDSTGGRWIPLMDFVSQLDVGLLGTEALALDPQDPRRLYILAGTHYFSDGKTMILRSSDYGKTFDTVNVTSLFKAHGNGMGRQTGEKLAVDPQNSAIIFCGSRTSGLFKSSDTGKTWIKVSGTEITAGSSTISDNGISFIVFDPSSGKTSAGGTKTIYMGVAKTNGCLYVSNDGGASFTPVAGAPSNMMAMRAALSQGNLYITFSNSPGPHSVNTGSVWKYSTATSQWTNITPKDENSEYYGSGSPGKAHGFGGISIDPADPQHIILTTVNCYSAQYRWSNKKDNAGDIIFVSTDGGATWKNLFPAWITNDGTNANVDANGNNWIDGTAIHWAGSIEFDPFYPKRVWVTSGNGVFRTDDITATSPLWKFQSRGLEETVPLDIVSVPGGPLVTAIGDYDGARYTDIYRSAPAHEPRIGTTVSLGYGPLNGTFVRAGHVTDYSTNPPTESDVLYYSTDTAKTWTQLPTPKVGKGYTVLNADGSVILHRAEVGNTVYRSADKGVTWTTVNGLDGQSSTCRIIPDPVDKNIFYILDQQGWFMVSSDGGANFTKQSRINDDQQGLYQNSTSMMRTVPGKKGHLLIPLDQNQLWQPGGYSRNGLALTEDGGNTFERFSAVNVCVSVGLGKAAPGKDYYALYIWGAANNGPIGIYRSIDKGVTWERINDDSHQFGGPGNGNFVAGDFNVYGRVYMSTVGRGLIYGEPEGTSPVKHAAGYLNSTRQIYRTGNMIVSNNTDDIYLVNLSGRIIRKSEVVKGVSRINLSGLNKGIYLATSGSRALKIIVK